One genomic segment of Triplophysa rosa linkage group LG22, Trosa_1v2, whole genome shotgun sequence includes these proteins:
- the mpx gene encoding eosinophil peroxidase isoform X4, with protein sequence MQLLYTIQCVCFCSLAAHLSKKEAYDFSRFSHQLHLSYVLIPFLEEGESLGRRFILESIEEAKRIVDSAYKYSRDESLARVRKEVIKPSDKLRLLRQPARKTREAVRAADYMEQTLRLITEKAHHAHKRSINATNLLTPEELNTIKRLTGCEAQTRPPSCRTTPLINKYRTASNVCNNRRNPLLGASNTPFARWLPAKYEDGVSQPNGWDPNKLHNSAALPLVRLVSNRILSTADADIESDSEFTFMLTIFGQWVDHDLTLTPSSPSIRSFSNGLNCDESCERSEPCFPIQVPYNDSRLSPDSCIPVFRSAPACGSGHTDYMFGGSPSVREQINSLTAFLDAGQVYGAEDGLAKNLRDLTNDGGLLRVNDQYYDNGREHLPFTNVQSNICSTRGKILNDTSLTEVPCFFAGDFRVVENIALTSLHALFLREHNRLARTLHVLNPSWSSETLYQEARKILGAYQQVLVVRDYLPHIVGPDAFNRHLGVYPGYNGNVDPSIANVFATAAFRFAHLAIQPIVSRLDENYQNHRQFPSVPLYEAFFSPWRVIFEGGIDPLLRGLIGRPAKLNTQDHMMVNALRERLFAFTSHIALDLAALNMQRSRDHGIPGYNAWRQFCGLSVPKNESELAVVMNNTNLARQLIELYDTPANIDIWLGGVAEPFVPGGRVGPLFACLISTQFQNIREGDRLWWETNGAFTNKQRTSLASVSLARIICDNTGIRKVPIDPFHFTNSSNYVHCENIPTFDLNPWIETGVSAINNANIGNEIPSQYEDLPDLQGNRVHRV encoded by the exons ATGCAGTTACTATATACAATACAATGTGTTTGCTTTTGCAGTCTGGCAGCTCATTTATCTAAAAAAGAAGCGTATGATTTCAGTAGATTTAGTCATCAGTTGCATCTGTCTTATGTCCTAATACCTTTTTTAGAAGAGGGAGAGAGTCTCGGGAGACGATTCATTCTGGAGTCAATTGAGGAAGCCAAAAGAATTGTGGATTCTGCTTACAAGTATTCTCGGGATGA GAGTTTAGCGAGGGTACGCAAAGAAGTGATCAAACCTTCTGACAAATTGCGTTTGCTGAGACAGCCAGCTCGAAAAACACGCGAGGCTGTGCGAGCCGCAGACTACATGGAACAAACGCTGAGACTCATCACTGAGAAAGCTCATCACGCCCACAAAAGATCCATCAATGCTACAA ACCTTCTCACTCCCGAAGAGCTCAACACTATCAAGCGTTTGACGGGTTGTGAGGCTCAAACCCGGCCACCGTCTTGTAGGACGACACCCCTTATAAACAAATATCGGACTGCCTCCAATGTCTGCAACAATCG GAGGAACCCGCTCCTTGGTGCATCAAACACCCCATTCGCCCGCTGGCTCCCTGCTAAATATGAGGATGGAGTCTCACAACCCAACGGATGGGACCCCAACAAACTGCACAACAGTGCTGCATTGCCCTTG GTCAGACTGGTTTCCAATCGTATTCTTAGCACCGCAGATGCCGACATAGAGAGCGATAGTGAATTCACCTTCATGCTCACCATCTTCGGGCAGTGGGTGGACCATGATCTGACTCTTACACCCTCCTCGCCGAGCATTAGGTCCTTCAGCAATGGCCTCAACTGTGACGAGAGCTGTGAACGTTCTGAACCCTGTTTCCCAATCCAG GTCCCTTATAATGACTCGCGTCTGAGTCCCGACTCTTGCATCCCGGTTTTCCGATCAGCACCTGCCTGTGGTTCCGGACACACCGACTATATGTTTGGAGGTTCTCCCAGTGTTCGGGAACAGATCAACTCTCTGACTGCTTTCCTAGATGCCGGACAGGTGTACGGGGCGGAGGACGGCCTGGCGAAGAACCTACGGGACCTGACCAACGATGGTGGCCTGCTACGTGTCAATGATCAGTACTATGACAATGGGCGAGAGCACCTGCCCTTTACAAACGTACAGAGCAACATATGCTCCACTCGTGGGAAAATTCTCAATGATACGAGTCTGACAGAGGTGCCTTGCTTTTTTGCAG GTGATTTTCGTGTTGTCGAGAACATCGCTCTTACCTCATTACATGCGTTATTTTTGAGGGAGCACAACCGATTGGCTCGTACCCTCCATGTGCTCAACCCAAGCTGGAGTAGTGAAACCCTCTATCAAGAGGCGCGGAAAATTTTGGGTGCCTACCAACAG GTGTTGGTTGTTCGGGACTACCTGCCCCACATTGTGGGCCCTGATGCTTTCAACAGACACCTTGGTGTTTATCCTGGTTACAATGGGAATGTGGACCCCAGCATTGCTAACGTCTTTGCCACTGCAGCTTTCCGCTTTGCCCACCTGGCCATCCAACCCATCGTATCCCGTCTTGATGAAAACTATCAGAATCATCGTCAGTTTCCAAGCGTGCCCCTTTATGAGGCCTTCTTTTCACCCTGGAGGGTGATCTTTGAGG GGGGCATAGATCCTTTGCTCCGTGGATTGATTGGTCGaccggcaaaattaaacacacaGGATCACATGATGGTTAACGCTCTTCGAGAGAGGCTGTTTGCCTTTACAAGCCACATAGCCTTGGACCTCGCCGCCCTCAACATGCAAAGAAGCCGTGACCACGGTATACCAG GCTACAATGCATGGCGTCAGTTTTGTGGACTCTCCGTCCCTAAAAATGAGAGTGAACTAGCCGTGGTGATGAACAACACTAACCTAGCACGGCAGCTTATTGAGCTTTACGACACTCCTGCGAACATCGACATCTGGCTAGGGGGCGTGGCCGAGCCCTTCGTACCCGGTGGGCGTGTCGGCCCTCTTTTTGCCTGCCTCATCTCTACACAGTTCCAGAACATCCGTGAGGGTGACAG GTTATGGTGGGAGACCAATGGAGCGTTCACCAACAAACAAAGAACTTCACTGGCCTCAGTGTCACTGGCACGCATCATCTGCGACAACACAGGAATCCGTAAAGTTCCCATCGATCCCTTCCACTTCACCAATTCTTCCAATTACGTTCACTGTGAAAATATCCCAACCTTTGATCTCAACCCTTGGATTGAGACTG GTGTCAGTGCCATCAACAATGCAAACATTGGAAATGAG ATACCGAGTCAATACGAGGACCTCCCGGACCTCCAGGGGAACAGG GTCCACAGGGTGTAG
- the mpx gene encoding eosinophil peroxidase isoform X2: MNLHTFLFVLGCCALTTDALEEGESLGRRFILESIEEAKRIVDSAYKYSRDESLARVRKEVIKPSDKLRLLRQPARKTREAVRAADYMEQTLRLITEKAHHAHKRSINATNLLTPEELNTIKRLTGCEAQTRPPSCRTTPLINKYRTASNVCNNRRNPLLGASNTPFARWLPAKYEDGVSQPNGWDPNKLHNSAALPLVRLVSNRILSTADADIESDSEFTFMLTIFGQWVDHDLTLTPSSPSIRSFSNGLNCDESCERSEPCFPIQVPYNDSRLSPDSCIPVFRSAPACGSGHTDYMFGGSPSVREQINSLTAFLDAGQVYGAEDGLAKNLRDLTNDGGLLRVNDQYYDNGREHLPFTNVQSNICSTRGKILNDTSLTEVPCFFAGDFRVVENIALTSLHALFLREHNRLARTLHVLNPSWSSETLYQEARKILGAYQQVLVVRDYLPHIVGPDAFNRHLGVYPGYNGNVDPSIANVFATAAFRFAHLAIQPIVSRLDENYQNHRQFPSVPLYEAFFSPWRVIFEGGIDPLLRGLIGRPAKLNTQDHMMVNALRERLFAFTSHIALDLAALNMQRSRDHGIPGYNAWRQFCGLSVPKNESELAVVMNNTNLARQLIELYDTPANIDIWLGGVAEPFVPGGRVGPLFACLISTQFQNIREGDRLWWETNGAFTNKQRTSLASVSLARIICDNTGIRKVPIDPFHFTNSSNYVHCENIPTFDLNPWIETDTESIRGPPGPPGEQGPQGVAGPPGPPGPHINITGQQSAFFALLGSIPPTSKVVVFTQPFYNGQNHYDPRTGVFLCSVPGVYQFQFSCRGTPSLAVVTLMKNHVVQIQSETVSVNKQILAEGLAILRLDKGDSVWVEALQGASRISRSSYFSGHILSPV; encoded by the exons ATGAATCTGCacacttttctttttgtgttggGCTGTTGTGCCCTTACGACAGATGCCTTGG AAGAGGGAGAGAGTCTCGGGAGACGATTCATTCTGGAGTCAATTGAGGAAGCCAAAAGAATTGTGGATTCTGCTTACAAGTATTCTCGGGATGA GAGTTTAGCGAGGGTACGCAAAGAAGTGATCAAACCTTCTGACAAATTGCGTTTGCTGAGACAGCCAGCTCGAAAAACACGCGAGGCTGTGCGAGCCGCAGACTACATGGAACAAACGCTGAGACTCATCACTGAGAAAGCTCATCACGCCCACAAAAGATCCATCAATGCTACAA ACCTTCTCACTCCCGAAGAGCTCAACACTATCAAGCGTTTGACGGGTTGTGAGGCTCAAACCCGGCCACCGTCTTGTAGGACGACACCCCTTATAAACAAATATCGGACTGCCTCCAATGTCTGCAACAATCG GAGGAACCCGCTCCTTGGTGCATCAAACACCCCATTCGCCCGCTGGCTCCCTGCTAAATATGAGGATGGAGTCTCACAACCCAACGGATGGGACCCCAACAAACTGCACAACAGTGCTGCATTGCCCTTG GTCAGACTGGTTTCCAATCGTATTCTTAGCACCGCAGATGCCGACATAGAGAGCGATAGTGAATTCACCTTCATGCTCACCATCTTCGGGCAGTGGGTGGACCATGATCTGACTCTTACACCCTCCTCGCCGAGCATTAGGTCCTTCAGCAATGGCCTCAACTGTGACGAGAGCTGTGAACGTTCTGAACCCTGTTTCCCAATCCAG GTCCCTTATAATGACTCGCGTCTGAGTCCCGACTCTTGCATCCCGGTTTTCCGATCAGCACCTGCCTGTGGTTCCGGACACACCGACTATATGTTTGGAGGTTCTCCCAGTGTTCGGGAACAGATCAACTCTCTGACTGCTTTCCTAGATGCCGGACAGGTGTACGGGGCGGAGGACGGCCTGGCGAAGAACCTACGGGACCTGACCAACGATGGTGGCCTGCTACGTGTCAATGATCAGTACTATGACAATGGGCGAGAGCACCTGCCCTTTACAAACGTACAGAGCAACATATGCTCCACTCGTGGGAAAATTCTCAATGATACGAGTCTGACAGAGGTGCCTTGCTTTTTTGCAG GTGATTTTCGTGTTGTCGAGAACATCGCTCTTACCTCATTACATGCGTTATTTTTGAGGGAGCACAACCGATTGGCTCGTACCCTCCATGTGCTCAACCCAAGCTGGAGTAGTGAAACCCTCTATCAAGAGGCGCGGAAAATTTTGGGTGCCTACCAACAG GTGTTGGTTGTTCGGGACTACCTGCCCCACATTGTGGGCCCTGATGCTTTCAACAGACACCTTGGTGTTTATCCTGGTTACAATGGGAATGTGGACCCCAGCATTGCTAACGTCTTTGCCACTGCAGCTTTCCGCTTTGCCCACCTGGCCATCCAACCCATCGTATCCCGTCTTGATGAAAACTATCAGAATCATCGTCAGTTTCCAAGCGTGCCCCTTTATGAGGCCTTCTTTTCACCCTGGAGGGTGATCTTTGAGG GGGGCATAGATCCTTTGCTCCGTGGATTGATTGGTCGaccggcaaaattaaacacacaGGATCACATGATGGTTAACGCTCTTCGAGAGAGGCTGTTTGCCTTTACAAGCCACATAGCCTTGGACCTCGCCGCCCTCAACATGCAAAGAAGCCGTGACCACGGTATACCAG GCTACAATGCATGGCGTCAGTTTTGTGGACTCTCCGTCCCTAAAAATGAGAGTGAACTAGCCGTGGTGATGAACAACACTAACCTAGCACGGCAGCTTATTGAGCTTTACGACACTCCTGCGAACATCGACATCTGGCTAGGGGGCGTGGCCGAGCCCTTCGTACCCGGTGGGCGTGTCGGCCCTCTTTTTGCCTGCCTCATCTCTACACAGTTCCAGAACATCCGTGAGGGTGACAG GTTATGGTGGGAGACCAATGGAGCGTTCACCAACAAACAAAGAACTTCACTGGCCTCAGTGTCACTGGCACGCATCATCTGCGACAACACAGGAATCCGTAAAGTTCCCATCGATCCCTTCCACTTCACCAATTCTTCCAATTACGTTCACTGTGAAAATATCCCAACCTTTGATCTCAACCCTTGGATTGAGACTG ATACCGAGTCAATACGAGGACCTCCCGGACCTCCAGGGGAACAGG GTCCACAGGGTGTAGCAGGTCCACCCGGACCACCTGGACCTCACATTAACATCACTGGACAACAGTCTGCCTTTTTTGCTTTGCTTGGCTCCATCCCTCCCACTTCTAAAGTTGTGGTGTTTACGCAGCCCTTTTACAATGGACAAAACCACTATGATCCAAGAACAGGGGTGTTCCTCTGCAGTGTACCTGGTGTTTATCAATTTCAGTTTTCATGCAGAGGAACTCCTAGTTTGGCCGTTGTGACCTTAATGAAAAATCATGTTGTACAGATACAATCTGAAACAGTCTCTGTAAATAAACAGATATTAGCTGAAGGGCTGGCTATTTTGAGACTAGACAAAGGAGACAGTGTGTGGGTCGAGGCTTTACAGGGTGCAAGCAGGATAAGCAGGTCCAGCTACTTCTCAGGCCATATTCTCTCCCCTGTTTGA
- the mpx gene encoding eosinophil peroxidase isoform X5 has product MNLHTFLFVLGCCALTTDALEEGESLGRRFILESIEEAKRIVDSAYKYSRDESLARVRKEVIKPSDKLRLLRQPARKTREAVRAADYMEQTLRLITEKAHHAHKRSINATNLLTPEELNTIKRLTGCEAQTRPPSCRTTPLINKYRTASNVCNNRRNPLLGASNTPFARWLPAKYEDGVSQPNGWDPNKLHNSAALPLVRLVSNRILSTADADIESDSEFTFMLTIFGQWVDHDLTLTPSSPSIRSFSNGLNCDESCERSEPCFPIQVPYNDSRLSPDSCIPVFRSAPACGSGHTDYMFGGSPSVREQINSLTAFLDAGQVYGAEDGLAKNLRDLTNDGGLLRVNDQYYDNGREHLPFTNVQSNICSTRGKILNDTSLTEVPCFFAGDFRVVENIALTSLHALFLREHNRLARTLHVLNPSWSSETLYQEARKILGAYQQVLVVRDYLPHIVGPDAFNRHLGVYPGYNGNVDPSIANVFATAAFRFAHLAIQPIVSRLDENYQNHRQFPSVPLYEAFFSPWRVIFEGGIDPLLRGLIGRPAKLNTQDHMMVNALRERLFAFTSHIALDLAALNMQRSRDHGIPGYNAWRQFCGLSVPKNESELAVVMNNTNLARQLIELYDTPANIDIWLGGVAEPFVPGGRVGPLFACLISTQFQNIREGDRLWWETNGAFTNKQRTSLASVSLARIICDNTGIRKVPIDPFHFTNSSNYVHCENIPTFDLNPWIETGVSAINNANIGNEVR; this is encoded by the exons ATGAATCTGCacacttttctttttgtgttggGCTGTTGTGCCCTTACGACAGATGCCTTGG AAGAGGGAGAGAGTCTCGGGAGACGATTCATTCTGGAGTCAATTGAGGAAGCCAAAAGAATTGTGGATTCTGCTTACAAGTATTCTCGGGATGA GAGTTTAGCGAGGGTACGCAAAGAAGTGATCAAACCTTCTGACAAATTGCGTTTGCTGAGACAGCCAGCTCGAAAAACACGCGAGGCTGTGCGAGCCGCAGACTACATGGAACAAACGCTGAGACTCATCACTGAGAAAGCTCATCACGCCCACAAAAGATCCATCAATGCTACAA ACCTTCTCACTCCCGAAGAGCTCAACACTATCAAGCGTTTGACGGGTTGTGAGGCTCAAACCCGGCCACCGTCTTGTAGGACGACACCCCTTATAAACAAATATCGGACTGCCTCCAATGTCTGCAACAATCG GAGGAACCCGCTCCTTGGTGCATCAAACACCCCATTCGCCCGCTGGCTCCCTGCTAAATATGAGGATGGAGTCTCACAACCCAACGGATGGGACCCCAACAAACTGCACAACAGTGCTGCATTGCCCTTG GTCAGACTGGTTTCCAATCGTATTCTTAGCACCGCAGATGCCGACATAGAGAGCGATAGTGAATTCACCTTCATGCTCACCATCTTCGGGCAGTGGGTGGACCATGATCTGACTCTTACACCCTCCTCGCCGAGCATTAGGTCCTTCAGCAATGGCCTCAACTGTGACGAGAGCTGTGAACGTTCTGAACCCTGTTTCCCAATCCAG GTCCCTTATAATGACTCGCGTCTGAGTCCCGACTCTTGCATCCCGGTTTTCCGATCAGCACCTGCCTGTGGTTCCGGACACACCGACTATATGTTTGGAGGTTCTCCCAGTGTTCGGGAACAGATCAACTCTCTGACTGCTTTCCTAGATGCCGGACAGGTGTACGGGGCGGAGGACGGCCTGGCGAAGAACCTACGGGACCTGACCAACGATGGTGGCCTGCTACGTGTCAATGATCAGTACTATGACAATGGGCGAGAGCACCTGCCCTTTACAAACGTACAGAGCAACATATGCTCCACTCGTGGGAAAATTCTCAATGATACGAGTCTGACAGAGGTGCCTTGCTTTTTTGCAG GTGATTTTCGTGTTGTCGAGAACATCGCTCTTACCTCATTACATGCGTTATTTTTGAGGGAGCACAACCGATTGGCTCGTACCCTCCATGTGCTCAACCCAAGCTGGAGTAGTGAAACCCTCTATCAAGAGGCGCGGAAAATTTTGGGTGCCTACCAACAG GTGTTGGTTGTTCGGGACTACCTGCCCCACATTGTGGGCCCTGATGCTTTCAACAGACACCTTGGTGTTTATCCTGGTTACAATGGGAATGTGGACCCCAGCATTGCTAACGTCTTTGCCACTGCAGCTTTCCGCTTTGCCCACCTGGCCATCCAACCCATCGTATCCCGTCTTGATGAAAACTATCAGAATCATCGTCAGTTTCCAAGCGTGCCCCTTTATGAGGCCTTCTTTTCACCCTGGAGGGTGATCTTTGAGG GGGGCATAGATCCTTTGCTCCGTGGATTGATTGGTCGaccggcaaaattaaacacacaGGATCACATGATGGTTAACGCTCTTCGAGAGAGGCTGTTTGCCTTTACAAGCCACATAGCCTTGGACCTCGCCGCCCTCAACATGCAAAGAAGCCGTGACCACGGTATACCAG GCTACAATGCATGGCGTCAGTTTTGTGGACTCTCCGTCCCTAAAAATGAGAGTGAACTAGCCGTGGTGATGAACAACACTAACCTAGCACGGCAGCTTATTGAGCTTTACGACACTCCTGCGAACATCGACATCTGGCTAGGGGGCGTGGCCGAGCCCTTCGTACCCGGTGGGCGTGTCGGCCCTCTTTTTGCCTGCCTCATCTCTACACAGTTCCAGAACATCCGTGAGGGTGACAG GTTATGGTGGGAGACCAATGGAGCGTTCACCAACAAACAAAGAACTTCACTGGCCTCAGTGTCACTGGCACGCATCATCTGCGACAACACAGGAATCCGTAAAGTTCCCATCGATCCCTTCCACTTCACCAATTCTTCCAATTACGTTCACTGTGAAAATATCCCAACCTTTGATCTCAACCCTTGGATTGAGACTG GTGTCAGTGCCATCAACAATGCAAACATTGGAAATGAGGTTAGATGA
- the mpx gene encoding eosinophil peroxidase isoform X1, with translation MQLLYTIQCVCFCSLAAHLSKKEAYDFSRFSHQLHLSYVLIPFLEEGESLGRRFILESIEEAKRIVDSAYKYSRDESLARVRKEVIKPSDKLRLLRQPARKTREAVRAADYMEQTLRLITEKAHHAHKRSINATNLLTPEELNTIKRLTGCEAQTRPPSCRTTPLINKYRTASNVCNNRRNPLLGASNTPFARWLPAKYEDGVSQPNGWDPNKLHNSAALPLVRLVSNRILSTADADIESDSEFTFMLTIFGQWVDHDLTLTPSSPSIRSFSNGLNCDESCERSEPCFPIQVPYNDSRLSPDSCIPVFRSAPACGSGHTDYMFGGSPSVREQINSLTAFLDAGQVYGAEDGLAKNLRDLTNDGGLLRVNDQYYDNGREHLPFTNVQSNICSTRGKILNDTSLTEVPCFFAGDFRVVENIALTSLHALFLREHNRLARTLHVLNPSWSSETLYQEARKILGAYQQVLVVRDYLPHIVGPDAFNRHLGVYPGYNGNVDPSIANVFATAAFRFAHLAIQPIVSRLDENYQNHRQFPSVPLYEAFFSPWRVIFEGGIDPLLRGLIGRPAKLNTQDHMMVNALRERLFAFTSHIALDLAALNMQRSRDHGIPGYNAWRQFCGLSVPKNESELAVVMNNTNLARQLIELYDTPANIDIWLGGVAEPFVPGGRVGPLFACLISTQFQNIREGDRLWWETNGAFTNKQRTSLASVSLARIICDNTGIRKVPIDPFHFTNSSNYVHCENIPTFDLNPWIETDTESIRGPPGPPGEQGPQGVAGPPGPPGPHINITGQQSAFFALLGSIPPTSKVVVFTQPFYNGQNHYDPRTGVFLCSVPGVYQFQFSCRGTPSLAVVTLMKNHVVQIQSETVSVNKQILAEGLAILRLDKGDSVWVEALQGASRISRSSYFSGHILSPV, from the exons ATGCAGTTACTATATACAATACAATGTGTTTGCTTTTGCAGTCTGGCAGCTCATTTATCTAAAAAAGAAGCGTATGATTTCAGTAGATTTAGTCATCAGTTGCATCTGTCTTATGTCCTAATACCTTTTTTAGAAGAGGGAGAGAGTCTCGGGAGACGATTCATTCTGGAGTCAATTGAGGAAGCCAAAAGAATTGTGGATTCTGCTTACAAGTATTCTCGGGATGA GAGTTTAGCGAGGGTACGCAAAGAAGTGATCAAACCTTCTGACAAATTGCGTTTGCTGAGACAGCCAGCTCGAAAAACACGCGAGGCTGTGCGAGCCGCAGACTACATGGAACAAACGCTGAGACTCATCACTGAGAAAGCTCATCACGCCCACAAAAGATCCATCAATGCTACAA ACCTTCTCACTCCCGAAGAGCTCAACACTATCAAGCGTTTGACGGGTTGTGAGGCTCAAACCCGGCCACCGTCTTGTAGGACGACACCCCTTATAAACAAATATCGGACTGCCTCCAATGTCTGCAACAATCG GAGGAACCCGCTCCTTGGTGCATCAAACACCCCATTCGCCCGCTGGCTCCCTGCTAAATATGAGGATGGAGTCTCACAACCCAACGGATGGGACCCCAACAAACTGCACAACAGTGCTGCATTGCCCTTG GTCAGACTGGTTTCCAATCGTATTCTTAGCACCGCAGATGCCGACATAGAGAGCGATAGTGAATTCACCTTCATGCTCACCATCTTCGGGCAGTGGGTGGACCATGATCTGACTCTTACACCCTCCTCGCCGAGCATTAGGTCCTTCAGCAATGGCCTCAACTGTGACGAGAGCTGTGAACGTTCTGAACCCTGTTTCCCAATCCAG GTCCCTTATAATGACTCGCGTCTGAGTCCCGACTCTTGCATCCCGGTTTTCCGATCAGCACCTGCCTGTGGTTCCGGACACACCGACTATATGTTTGGAGGTTCTCCCAGTGTTCGGGAACAGATCAACTCTCTGACTGCTTTCCTAGATGCCGGACAGGTGTACGGGGCGGAGGACGGCCTGGCGAAGAACCTACGGGACCTGACCAACGATGGTGGCCTGCTACGTGTCAATGATCAGTACTATGACAATGGGCGAGAGCACCTGCCCTTTACAAACGTACAGAGCAACATATGCTCCACTCGTGGGAAAATTCTCAATGATACGAGTCTGACAGAGGTGCCTTGCTTTTTTGCAG GTGATTTTCGTGTTGTCGAGAACATCGCTCTTACCTCATTACATGCGTTATTTTTGAGGGAGCACAACCGATTGGCTCGTACCCTCCATGTGCTCAACCCAAGCTGGAGTAGTGAAACCCTCTATCAAGAGGCGCGGAAAATTTTGGGTGCCTACCAACAG GTGTTGGTTGTTCGGGACTACCTGCCCCACATTGTGGGCCCTGATGCTTTCAACAGACACCTTGGTGTTTATCCTGGTTACAATGGGAATGTGGACCCCAGCATTGCTAACGTCTTTGCCACTGCAGCTTTCCGCTTTGCCCACCTGGCCATCCAACCCATCGTATCCCGTCTTGATGAAAACTATCAGAATCATCGTCAGTTTCCAAGCGTGCCCCTTTATGAGGCCTTCTTTTCACCCTGGAGGGTGATCTTTGAGG GGGGCATAGATCCTTTGCTCCGTGGATTGATTGGTCGaccggcaaaattaaacacacaGGATCACATGATGGTTAACGCTCTTCGAGAGAGGCTGTTTGCCTTTACAAGCCACATAGCCTTGGACCTCGCCGCCCTCAACATGCAAAGAAGCCGTGACCACGGTATACCAG GCTACAATGCATGGCGTCAGTTTTGTGGACTCTCCGTCCCTAAAAATGAGAGTGAACTAGCCGTGGTGATGAACAACACTAACCTAGCACGGCAGCTTATTGAGCTTTACGACACTCCTGCGAACATCGACATCTGGCTAGGGGGCGTGGCCGAGCCCTTCGTACCCGGTGGGCGTGTCGGCCCTCTTTTTGCCTGCCTCATCTCTACACAGTTCCAGAACATCCGTGAGGGTGACAG GTTATGGTGGGAGACCAATGGAGCGTTCACCAACAAACAAAGAACTTCACTGGCCTCAGTGTCACTGGCACGCATCATCTGCGACAACACAGGAATCCGTAAAGTTCCCATCGATCCCTTCCACTTCACCAATTCTTCCAATTACGTTCACTGTGAAAATATCCCAACCTTTGATCTCAACCCTTGGATTGAGACTG ATACCGAGTCAATACGAGGACCTCCCGGACCTCCAGGGGAACAGG GTCCACAGGGTGTAGCAGGTCCACCCGGACCACCTGGACCTCACATTAACATCACTGGACAACAGTCTGCCTTTTTTGCTTTGCTTGGCTCCATCCCTCCCACTTCTAAAGTTGTGGTGTTTACGCAGCCCTTTTACAATGGACAAAACCACTATGATCCAAGAACAGGGGTGTTCCTCTGCAGTGTACCTGGTGTTTATCAATTTCAGTTTTCATGCAGAGGAACTCCTAGTTTGGCCGTTGTGACCTTAATGAAAAATCATGTTGTACAGATACAATCTGAAACAGTCTCTGTAAATAAACAGATATTAGCTGAAGGGCTGGCTATTTTGAGACTAGACAAAGGAGACAGTGTGTGGGTCGAGGCTTTACAGGGTGCAAGCAGGATAAGCAGGTCCAGCTACTTCTCAGGCCATATTCTCTCCCCTGTTTGA